The Pichia kudriavzevii chromosome 3, complete sequence nucleotide sequence ATCCATTGTAATCACATGGTCACAACCTGCAGTGGTTAGCATGTCTGCCATTAGTTTTGCAGTAATTGGGGCTCTACTCTTATCTTTACGGTCTTGTCTAGCATAGGGGAAATTAGGTAGAACTGCAGTGATTCTTCTAGCTGAAGCAGCCTTACATGCATTGATCATaatcaacaattcaaaGACTTTATCGTTGACCGGACCGGCACCAATCTGCATGATGATGTATATGTCCTCATCACGAATGGATTCGCCAATACTGAAAAGCACCTCTTTGTTTGAGTCTCTTTTGAATTCAACTGGTGTCAATGGTAAACCCAATCTCTTTGCAACCAATTGGGCAAGTCCACGATCAATATCGGGTGCTAGAAGTTTGATGGAGTTGGAAGACATTCTACTGTGCGGCTGGGGGAGCTCTCTTAGCTAATGGAAAGGGTTTGTGAAGGAAGGATTGGCCTTGTTCAAAACATCATTATAGCCTAACAAAGAATATACCACTTACCATGTTCAAACTAGAAACTGGGGtaggaggaaaaaaaaaagtagaaaaattgcaatttaaaattttcaattcgGAGTcgagagaaaaaaaaaaaaaggtaagggaaatttttttttttttttttattttgtctCATTCTGTTCTCAAGTTCctggaagaaaaaagaaaaagaaaagagaaaaactgcttaataataaaaaattatttgaaacGCCCGGGGAGCTTGTGAGTTCGAATCTTGGACGGCGACATTGAGAAGGATTTGCTAACTCCTTTGCATCAGCtgtttgataaatttaGCAAAACCTGAAAAGGTGGCAGAATGGGGTTTTTCATTCATTAAAGGTTAATTGGCTATTACAGAGAACGGGCTATCCGGTTGACCATCAATGACACAGTCCAAGGATGAGGAAGATTCCAAGGTGCCACACAGtttgagaaagagaaacttTAGTTCAATGTATAGTGAAGATCAAGAACATAATGGTGCTGCAAAAGCGGTTTTGTTGGAATTCAAAGACTTCAAATATCCAGACAATCAGACGTCTAATAAACGGCCAAAACTACCGAAACTGCTGCCTTATAAATTGCCAAGAGATCTGTTGATTCGGTTGGATATACCACAGCTAACACCGGAAGATTTAGGACTCAAAATAGCAGTTTCGGCATCGAAGAAGCTCAAGCAATCTGTTGAACCTATAGACAAAAGTGGCAGCAGCACACCGAAAACACCGAAAACACCCAACACGCCCAACACGCCCAACACGCCCAATACCCCCGGCACACCACATCTACCGCATACGCCCAACAAATACGAGGTTGGTTCAGTTAAACTGATGACTGAACAAGctgagaaattgaagaaaacggCAATTGGAATGTATCAAGATAGACAATACCCTAATtctattttgatattcaCTGAATCTCTGCTATTATTGTCGCTGGCTATACAGGTGAAGGAGGCTGAGCAGCAAAACGTCAAACCGGGGAACGATATCAAGGGTGATTTGGAGTATGCCAAGTGTTTAACACGCAAGAGACGAGATTGGAACTCGGTTTTAGCGTTTACCGATAAGGTCATAACCAACTTCAGCAAGGCAGATTCGAAAAACATTCCATTGGATGAGATGGTGGGGCTTGTTTATTATGTCAAGGGGTTTATAGAAACGCATTTGAGTGAATTATTGATGAGACATATCGAGCTAATCAAGGAGAAACTCAAGAAACGGAGTAATGTTGAATTGACGGCACAGTTGATCAAACTGCTCGACAAGTATAACGATCTAAAGAGCAGGTCGAGTAAGTCTATGATGCAGGGTGCCTCAAAGTTGGGTATattcaagattttcaaagacTATCCTAGACTATACCATGACTCAATGAAGGACTTAAGTAAGGTAGACCATAAGGATTTGTATCTTTGCGGACTAAACATTGAGAATAGGAAAAGGctcatcaaattcaaaattggagTTAATTACTGTCTGCCTATCAACACGAACAATTGGGAAATGAATAATCTGTTGAATTTTGGAAGCTACTTCATAAGGGAATGGTGTGTCTTACATCAGGTTAAACACCGACGGATATTCGAATAGTTAAGAAATGAGAAAGAGGACATGTACTTAATGGAAGTAAGAAGTATAAGAGAGTTAGGGAAAATACAGGGCATATAAATATTTGTTTATTTAGTGTAGAACgttattcaaagaagaagccGGATAGTTTCATTCAAGTGCTTTCGCCTTTTGCGTAAGTTTTATTGTGTAACATgtttttttggtttttttttttggttttgtcATTCTCTCCATCAATTGACATCGGGGAACTGATAGAATGAGATTGCGATAACAAAATAGGCAGCCACAAGCATTGCTCCTTCGAGCCAGTTTGAAGAGCCGTCTAAGATGAGGGAGTTTGTGATGAAGACGGAGACAAAGATGACAGCCGTCTGGTAGACTGAAAAGTAGAGACTCATAGAGACGTCCATTACCCAACCTACCAAAACAAGCAAAGGTGTGACGAACAAGGCGATCTGTAGGGAGGAGCCAATAGCCACGCCAATGGCCAAatccattttgtttttatagGCTACGTAGATTGCAGTGACGTGTTCGGCTGCGTTACCGACAATTGGGATGACAATGAGACCAATAAAGGTCTTTGATAGTCCTGAAGACTGGACAATGTCATCGATGGTACTAACTAGGTTATCTGCACAAACCGAGACCAAGACGGTAGAGAGAATCAAGACCACAAGTGACTCTATATAGTTCAAATGGATTTCACCCAACATGTCAACATCATAGATTGATTTTGGTCTGTTTATGAAGTTTGAGGAGTGAGATCGTTGATTGGATAAGGTTGGCAAGTTTGAGTTATTAATATCATCTTCGGTGTTGAATGGAGCTTCAATATCGGCAGACGGGTTGACGCTGTGGTCGTTTGAGTCTGCAAACAAGTAAGCGTGGGAACGTAATTGGAAAACCATGTAGAGGACgtaaacaaacaataaTATGATGGAAGTCCCCCTAGAGAAGCTCAAGATTTCTGCATCTGAGTGTTTACTATTCTGTGGGATGGAAGCATGGAAAGCAGCTGGGAGCAATAGGGACATTACCGATACAGCCAATAAAGAGCCCATAGTTTGAGCTGCCGtttgattgaaaaactGTTCTCTGAATTTCAAGccaccaacaacaaagcAGCTCCCCAAGACCAACAATAGGTTGGAGAGAATAGAGCCAATCATTGACGACTGGACCACGGTGATTTGGTTTTGCCTCAATGCAATGATGGAGACAATGACTTCGACTGCGTTACCAAAGGTTGCATTGAGTAACCCTGCCACGGAGTTGTTGTTTATAGACTCGCCCAATTCCTCTGTAGCAAACGCCAACAAGGAGGCAAGAGGGATGATCGCCATGAAGTTGGTCATGAAGATCAGGGAGGGCTTGAAGTCCAACTTCTCCGAGAGAATACCAATTGGAACGAAAATTAGTAGCCAATTTACGGGGGACGATTTCAGGGTCTTTACCGTTGCGACATTGACAGTCTGCATGAGAGAACGCTGGCCAGGGGTTGGGTCTTCTATCAAAGGGGTGGACTCAGACATGAAGAAGAGGACAATTTAGTAGACGCTATTGGAAAGTTTGACAAGACCAAAAGAAACTTAAACCCAAAGTACATGAAACGCAAACAATTTGGGCTGGTATAATATAAAATACGTCTCTAATAGAGGTACCTCATTTATAAGCCATAATGGACTTgcattattttcaacacTTTCTCAAATTAGTCCAAATTTGTCGGATGCATTCATgtcccattttttttttactgaATTTCCCTCATTGCATTTTCCACGCGGGTGAAAACTTTTAAATATTAAAAGCCAAGAATTGGGAAAAAGTCAGGcagtttttctttgaatagtTTTACCCGTTTACGATTTCACATTTCCGATTTCGCATTTCATATTTCCGATTTCCGATTTCACATTTCACATTTCACATTTCACATTTCGCgcctttttttcctttttcatAATGAGCCCCCCTTCCCCCCACTTTAAAAAAGGTGCTACTCAACAGTAGCATCTTATAGCAACTATAAATAAAATGCGGCAAATTAACGCGTATTTCTCAAACGCGCCGACGACGCGAAATGCAAACGCGAAGAGCGCGTTTGCTTGGTTTCAGAAAcgtgttttttttttttctctttttctttttttcgCGTTTCTCCTTAAAGGGGCCgctcttcattttcttaGACATTCTTAACGTGTCGCAAAGAAAAACGCGTTTTGAAACTCAAgatgaattcttcaaccttgCATTGTTAAGACAAGAGATAGTTTTAAATATCATATAGTATCCTTTCCTGTTTGAAGGGGTATCTTCTAGTGTTCTTTGTCACTGGTCATTCcatctctttcttcttcttaaACCCATTTGGTTCCTCTTCTTAGTCAGAGTTTTTCTTGCTAATTTAAAGTCTTTATACTGcaaaacaccaaaaaaaaagggaaaaaaaaaagacaaacaTATTTTCACTTGACTGTTTGCTTTTTTCCCCCACCCATTTTTTGATACCCCCCCCTATTGAAGTCACTTAGAACAAGTAGATACACCCTTCAATTGTTTCAGCAGTTGTTCTCTTGACTTTCCACCCAGTACCAAACTCATAAATTGATAACTTGAGAAACTCACTCACTCTCTCAAGCACCTCTATTGGTAGGTTGAATTGTTATATCTCATTATATTCTGCCAAGaaataaaaggaaaaaaaaaagacaaaaattaaaagatattcaaagaaatgtCAGACTTGGAAGCATTATATATCTTTCTTAACAGGTCAATCACTACTGAAATGATCCATTTCCTTTGTTCAACAACTACTTCTATTATTCAGGTCCATCAGAAAACTCAGGAAAATGCCCTAAATAATTATGGTTACCCTTCACCTCCTCAATCTCCAAcgaaatcaaaacattccATCCCTTCCTTGTACCATTTCATTAAGAGGTTGATCGAACACTCTCACGTTCAAGTCACTACCTTGATGACAACCTTAATCTATTTGAATAGGTTAAAGGAAGTCATTCCTCCAAACTCAGTCGGTATGGAAACTACCCATCACAGAATCTTTCTCGGCTCGCTCTTGATTGCTGCTAAGTACACAAATGATTCCTCTCCAATGAACAAACATTGGACAACTTACACCGACGGACTGCTGACTCTACGTGAAGTTAATGCTTTGGAAATCGAAATGATCCAGTATATTGGATGGGACCACTTACGATTCCAGAATGAAGATTTAATTAAATGTCTTGCGTACTTCTTGGAGCCTATCAAGAGGAAACTGAGAATGAAACAAGAACATAAAATCACTGACCAATTAAACCAATTGCAGTATGTTCAACAGCAAGAGAGagagcaacaacaacaacaccgTGAACTATTGGAGAAGCAAAGGCAACAGCGAGAGCAACAACGAGAGCAACAGCACCACTCGCTAACGcaatcttcaacttcctcCTCTTTACCTTCTCtagtttcttcaacttcaacttcctcttcctccaCTTTTGCCTCCCTCATGTCCGCAACACTGCCAAGGAAAGGTTCCATGCAATCTCTGCAATCCGAAATCAAAATGGAACTGGAATCCCCCTCGGTTTCTGCCCTAGAGAAGGATAACAACTTGCGCATACCCCTACGCCCGTTGCGCCTAAAGCCTCAAAATAAACCTTCGGCTATACCAAACACAAAGAGAATGAGCTCCGTTAACCTCGCTGCCATAGATACCCTGAACTCATCCCTGAACAGGATGTCCCTGAATTTCTCAAGTATAGACCTGAATGAACCCCTCCAATCCATTTAAACCGTGCCTTCACATATTACAATCGCTACTTACAATCAACATCACAACATCTCTCACATTATTGTCACGATGCTTCAATTCTACTGTTTTTTCCCTGCCCTTTATTTTACCgtgtttttctcttcagTTCTATTCTTTGTTGTTCCTTTTTTGCTCTCAGCATTACATGGACTTGTCTTGGATTTCTTAGATTTCAATTCGTTCCCCTATTTGTAAACAACCAGATATCAATCTTAATTTTATGTACTGTAGTTATTATTAATCTTAAATTATGgaaatttgttcaaaatcTCTTTTGTacaaaatataaaacatTTACACCAAGTAAAATTGTAGATATGAATCTATTTATTCAGCTGTACAAatcatcctcttcttcttcggtGTTCCCAAAGTTAGCAGCATTACCATTGGTAGCGTTCGCATTACTAACACCAGTATTAGAACCTGCCCCACTACTTTCAtcgaatttgaaatttcctAGCTGACCTCTGGAGGATTGTAACTGCTGAGCATATGCTTCATACCTTCTCAATTCTGCCGGAGAAACAGATCTCTTTGCTGTCTTCATTGCCTCCTCAAAGTGAGATTTGGTAATGTATGGAACTGGATCCTCTTGCTCAACCATCTCAACATCACCCTCTGTCTCACCCTCTTTTTTAACTTCTGTTTGTTCAACTCTTTTTTGCGCTTCAATCGAATCCTTGATAGCAAACTTGGCTGCTCTTTGAACAATATAAGACAAATCAGCACCAGTAAAGCCGTTTGTTAATTTCGCAATAGCTCTTAATTCCAATCCTGGTTCTAATGGGGTCTTTCTTAGTTGTGCCTTCAAGATAGACAGTCTACCTTCCTCATCCGGTAATGGAACATAAATTAGTTGATCCAATCTACCAGGTCTAAGAATTGCAGGATCAATTTGATCTGGTCTGTTGGTTGCACCAATAATGAAGACattcttctttgcattCATACCATCCATCTCGGTTAACAACTGGTTAACAACTCTGTCCGAAGCACCACCTGCATCACCACCTGCAGATCCACCTCTAGCCTTCGCAATAGAATCTAATTCGTCTAGGAAAACAACAGTTGGCGCTGCAGCCCTGGCCTTGTCAAAAATATCTCTAATATTAGACTCAGATTCACCATACCACATACTCAATAGCTCAGGTCCCTTAACAGAGATAAAGTTAGCTGAAACTTCAGTCGCAACAGCCTTAGCTAGCAAAGTTTTACCAGTACCTGGTGgaccaaagaaaagaacACCCTTTGATGGTGATAAACCAAACTTGGTATATTGGTCTGGATGTAAGACAGGATATTCAACGGTTTCCTTTAACTCATTCTTGATATCGTCCAAACCTCCAATGTCGTCCCAAGTAACATTGACactttcaacaacagtttCACGCAAGGCAGATGGGTTGGAGTTACCAAGAGCAAATCTGAAGTTGTCCATAGTAACACCTAGGGAGTCTAAGACCTCTGCATCAATGGTGTCTTCATCTAAATCAATTAACTCCATCTTTTCTCTGATCTGTTGCATTGCAGCTTCAGAACATAAAGAGGCAATATCCGCACCCACATAACCATGTGTCTCAGAGGCAATCTTTTCCAAGTCAACATCATCAGCCAATTTCATATTCTTGGTGTGAATTCTTAAAACTTCTAATCTGCCAGTAGCATCTGGAATACCGATATCAACTTCCCTATCAAATCTACCGAATCTTCTCAATGCAGGGTCAATAGAATTTGGTCTATTGGTAGCAGCAATGACGACAACATTTGATCTGGCCTTCATACCATCCATCAAAGTTAATAATTGCGAAACAACTCTCCGTTCAACTTCACCATTAGTCTTGTCTCTCTTTGGCGCAATGGAATCAATTTCgtcaagaaaaataatagaagGAGCATTCTTTtcagcttcttcaaaagcTTTTCTCAAGTTAGACTCAGATTCACCAGCCATTTTGGACATGATTTCAGGACCATTgattaaaaagaaaaatgcaCCGGTTTCATTTGCAACAGCTCTTGCCATCAAAGTTTTACCAGTACCTGGTGGACCATACATCAAAATACCCTTTGGAGGTTTAATACCAATTGCCTTGAATAACTGTGGATGTCTTAGCGGCAATTCAACTAATTCTCTAATTTGCGCCATTTGCTTTCTACAGCCACCAATATCGTCATAACCGACCTCATTCAGATTattttcctcatcttctCTGTTGATTGGTTCACCTTCGGAATGTATTATGGTATCCTGAGAAACAATTGCATAATCCTCAggttcaacttcaacaaccTTGAATTCAACTTGTCTCATACCACCTCTGACGACAAAATGATCACCTTTTCTGACTGGTCTATATGCATCGACAAAATAAGGtttcaagaaaacatcaaataGGGAACCCGTTAAGCCTTCAATTGTATCAGCAATTGGCAAAACAGAAATTCTAGATGCAAATTTAATATCAGGACATGGGTGGATTGTAACTAAATCACCTAACCTTACCCTCAAGTTGTTTCTTGCAACTCTATTAATTCTACATGCTCCATCTTCCATATCATCATCTGCtaaaacaaccaaaacGGTGTCCTTTCTCTTTTTACCCTTAACTAAGACAGCATCACCACGAAACAACTGTAATTTCTCCATAGTATTGGAGGACATGGAAATGATTGAGTTGTCATCATTGACtgcatcatcaacaattaatgcattttccttcttttttctccttaAAATTGCAGTTGCAGT carries:
- a CDS encoding uncharacterized protein (PKUD0C08180; similar to Saccharomyces cerevisiae YDL128W (VCX1); ancestral locus Anc_7.290), which translates into the protein MSESTPLIEDPTPGQRSLMQTVNVATVKTLKSSPVNWLLIFVPIGILSEKLDFKPSLIFMTNFMAIIPLASLLAFATEELGESINNNSVAGLLNATFGNAVEVIVSIIALRQNQITVVQSSMIGSILSNLLLVLGSCFVVGGLKFREQFFNQTAAQTMGSLLAVSVMSLLLPAAFHASIPQNSKHSDAEILSFSRGTSIILLFVYVLYMVFQLRSHAYLFADSNDHSVNPSADIEAPFNTEDDINNSNLPTLSNQRSHSSNFINRPKSIYDVDMLGEIHLNYIESLVVLILSTVLVSVCADNLVSTIDDIVQSSGLSKTFIGLIVIPIVGNAAEHVTAIYVAYKNKMDLAIGVAIGSSLQIALFVTPLLVLVGWVMDVSMSLYFSVYQTAVIFVSVFITNSLILDGSSNWLEGAMLVAAYFVIAISFYQFPDVN
- a CDS encoding uncharacterized protein (PKUD0C08190; similar to Saccharomyces cerevisiae YDL179W (PCL9) and YDL127W (PCL2); ancestral locus Anc_7.289), translated to MSDLEALYIFLNRSITTEMIHFLCSTTTSIIQVHQKTQENALNNYGYPSPPQSPTKSKHSIPSLYHFIKRLIEHSHVQVTTLMTTLIYLNRLKEVIPPNSVGMETTHHRIFLGSLLIAAKYTNDSSPMNKHWTTYTDGLLTLREVNALEIEMIQYIGWDHLRFQNEDLIKCLAYFLEPIKRKLRMKQEHKITDQLNQLQYVQQQEREQQQQHRELLEKQRQQREQQREQQHHSLTQSSTSSSLPSLVSSTSTSSSSTFASLMSATLPRKGSMQSLQSEIKMELESPSVSALEKDNNLRIPLRPLRLKPQNKPSAIPNTKRMSSVNLAAIDTLNSSLNRMSLNFSSIDLNEPLQSI
- a CDS encoding uncharacterized protein (PKUD0C08170), which gives rise to MTQSKDEEDSKVPHSLRKRNFSSMYSEDQEHNGAAKAVLLEFKDFKYPDNQTSNKRPKLPKLLPYKLPRDLLIRLDIPQLTPEDLGLKIAVSASKKLKQSVEPIDKSGSSTPKTPKTPNTPNTPNTPNTPGTPHLPHTPNKYEVGSVKLMTEQAEKLKKTAIGMYQDRQYPNSILIFTESLLLLSLAIQVKEAEQQNVKPGNDIKGDLEYAKCLTRKRRDWNSVLAFTDKVITNFSKADSKNIPLDEMVGLVYYVKGFIETHLSELLMRHIELIKEKLKKRSNVELTAQLIKLLDKYNDLKSRSSKSMMQGASKLGIFKIFKDYPRLYHDSMKDLSKVDHKDLYLCGLNIENRKRLIKFKIGVNYCLPINTNNWEMNNLLNFGSYFIREWCVLHQVKHRRIFE
- a CDS encoding uncharacterized protein (PKUD0C08200; similar to Saccharomyces cerevisiae YDL126C (CDC48); ancestral locus Anc_7.288): MVDEKKPLLDASGREQGPEDSTATAILRRKKKENALIVDDAVNDDNSIISMSSNTMEKLQLFRGDAVLVKGKKRKDTVLVVLADDDMEDGACRINRVARNNLRVRLGDLVTIHPCPDIKFASRISVLPIADTIEGLTGSLFDVFLKPYFVDAYRPVRKGDHFVVRGGMRQVEFKVVEVEPEDYAIVSQDTIIHSEGEPINREDEENNLNEVGYDDIGGCRKQMAQIRELVELPLRHPQLFKAIGIKPPKGILMYGPPGTGKTLMARAVANETGAFFFLINGPEIMSKMAGESESNLRKAFEEAEKNAPSIIFLDEIDSIAPKRDKTNGEVERRVVSQLLTLMDGMKARSNVVVIAATNRPNSIDPALRRFGRFDREVDIGIPDATGRLEVLRIHTKNMKLADDVDLEKIASETHGYVGADIASLCSEAAMQQIREKMELIDLDEDTIDAEVLDSLGVTMDNFRFALGNSNPSALRETVVESVNVTWDDIGGLDDIKNELKETVEYPVLHPDQYTKFGLSPSKGVLFFGPPGTGKTLLAKAVATEVSANFISVKGPELLSMWYGESESNIRDIFDKARAAAPTVVFLDELDSIAKARGGSAGGDAGGASDRVVNQLLTEMDGMNAKKNVFIIGATNRPDQIDPAILRPGRLDQLIYVPLPDEEGRLSILKAQLRKTPLEPGLELRAIAKLTNGFTGADLSYIVQRAAKFAIKDSIEAQKRVEQTEVKKEGETEGDVEMVEQEDPVPYITKSHFEEAMKTAKRSVSPAELRRYEAYAQQLQSSRGQLGNFKFDESSGAGSNTGVSNANATNGNAANFGNTEEEEDDLYS